In a single window of the Spodoptera frugiperda isolate SF20-4 chromosome 19, AGI-APGP_CSIRO_Sfru_2.0, whole genome shotgun sequence genome:
- the LOC126911819 gene encoding DNA-directed RNA polymerase I subunit RPA49-like — MPQLHIDEVYPKESVYPMVVSFQNGYITQKFKTSDCVLLEDEKTGKKTVATELCDLIYSGEEEQEELGRTLILARDKTTGKVRLIEVGNVELKPCLQTNLDATEVMENSYLELSRKFGSKKHKQIMEQREKLKINVDTVTEQMQNVTESVTEDQLDLSSYNKNDSDEFYIPPINREATKVEDVYDIDSILTPEQREKIYSEIQGTNYMTELHPFLKSMATKDLSEKQTVLLVYAQTLLQLYATLMKDINRKNFAACPYSVTLNDIVLKNFLSNANGKRGRSPQFKDKSLCHALVFILLLNNYKFNFNDLCQELKLTQRTVTSKVALTGATLVTVGTKKMAHLKLPLSRPALRRKSTKF; from the coding sequence atgccaCAATTACATATAGACGAAGTTTACCCAAAAGAGAGCGTATACCCAATGGTCGTGAGCTTCCAAAATGGTTACATAACACAAAAATTCAAGACAAGCGATTGCGTTTTATTAGAAGACGAAAAAACTGGTAAGAAGACTGTTGCAACGGAATTATGCGACTTAATATACAGCGGGGAGGAGGAACAAGAGGAGCTAGGTAGGACTTTAATACTAGCACGGGACAAAACAACTGGGAAAGTGAGATTAATCGAAGTTGGTAATGTAGAGTTAAAACCTTGCTTACAAACGAACTTAGATGCTACAGAAGTGATGGAAAATAGTTATCTGGAGCTCAGTAGGAAGTTCGGATCGAAAAAACATAAACAGATAATGGAACAGCGCGAGAAATTAAAGATTAATGTTGATACAGTCACTGAACAGATGCAAAATGTGACTGAAAGTGTCACTGAAGACCAACTAGATCTATCTTCCTACAATAAGAACGATTCTGATGAGTTCTACATACCCCCTATAAATAGAGAAGCTACTAAAGTCGAGGACGTCTATGATATTGACTCTATATTGACTCCGGAACAACGTGAAAAGATCTACAGCGAAATCCAAGGAACGAATTACATGACCGAGCTGCATCCTTTCTTAAAATCAATGGCAACTAAAGATCTATCTGAAAAACAGACTGTTTTACTCGTATATGCGCAAACGCTACTACAATTGTACGCAACGCTAATGAAAGATATAAACCGCAAAAACTTTGCAGCTTGTCCATACTCCGTGACTTTAAACGATATTGTACTGAAAAACTTTCTTAGTAATGCCAACGGTAAACGAGGACGTTCACCACAGTTTAAGGATAAATCTTTATGTCATGCGTTAGTGTTCATTTTATTGttgaataattataagtttaatttcaACGATTTGTGTCAGGAATTGAAGTTGACACAACGGACTGTTACGTCTAAAGTGGCGTTGACTGGTGCTACTCTGGTAACGGTGGGAACGAAGAAGATGGCTCATTTAAAACTACCGTTAAGTAGACCGGCTTTGAGAAGGAAAAGTACTAAGTTTTAA
- the LOC126911806 gene encoding zinc finger protein 83-like: MYPNTLDFVCDYCSRTFTRKYNLQTHIENCHINSSCRCDICGQNFGSLAGVQQHMSRGHNNYNQPFPECELCGRIFTRKQNIVSHMITVHLQGLGFEIRCRLCEKTFTTERNLKRHMNQLHNPDVEYPTCNDCNKIFKGKQSLIAHIQSVHNSVERDLVKCHLCEKVYTNNRNLKRHIEMFHGEKGEFKCDICPKVYTSNQSLRRHARTRHSSDNQEHLTCNFCCKVIVGRDNYDSHVQYHHQTSEIESRNAEYQCESCDKSFDDEPSLRRHVKIEHSFKSFYKYCKKSLLKQYGMDSNNIYACEFCENSFLTVYELKNHMRVNHDTEYSLSTCNVCFNKFFSKETMTAHKTVCLPPPNVNSCAHCDKLFTDISSLEFHTRIFHPQAQIADSNISSTNIDEDSVSFKCKHCDRIYYSDRSLKHHIKLKHTTDEEVECELCGKICSNKYYLASHIKIVHNNDSWSRCEYCDKQFKSKRNIRRHVEYTHLGMQRHKCIECETLFKEKRSLRKHVRTKHPNSTAFPQCHICQKRFESAKSCKIHLKLLHSFNMNTFPCHLCSVSFSSNEALTIHLQTKHLAEDQIYKCEECNLVFKGQEKFDAHNDECHVNLVPNIKQKVLPRCILCMKDFSTRKTLKRHIKKFHTDFDVDELATFGSRRRSFAVDCENCIKHFNDEFYIDIHNKLKHLRDSVIFKCEYCLQSYNSLEFAIQRYKVINSDLSKSKMILSELCTAEMSEEENDVSNFGAFHDMLPESTTLDVKMELHDLIETQVKVEPPSP; encoded by the coding sequence ATGTATCCCAACACTTTAGACTTCGTATGCGACTACTGTTCGCGGACTTTTACGAGAAAATATAATCTCCAGACTCACATAGAAAACTGTCATATCAACTCGTCATGTCGATGTGATATTTGCGGCCAAAATTTTGGCAGTTTAGCCGGCGTACAACAACATATGTCGAGAGGACATAATAACTACAACCAACCCTTCCCTGAATGCGAATTATGCGGTCGAATCTTCACCAGAAAACAGAATATAGTATCCCATATGATCACCGTGCATTTACAGGGCTTAGGCTTTGAAATTCGATGCCGATTGTGCGAAAAAACGTTCACAACTGAACGCAATTTAAAACGGCATATGAATCAGCTTCATAACCCAGACGTTGAGTACCCTACATGCAATGATTgcaataaaatctttaaaggAAAACAGTCTTTAATAGCTCACATACAATCCGTGCACAATTCTGTTGAACGAGACCTTGTCAAGTGCCATTTGTGCGAAAAAGTGTACACAAATAATAGAAATTTGAAGAGACATATAGAAATGTTTCATGGGGAAAAAGGGGAGTTTAAATGCGATATATGCCCGAAAGTTTACACGTCCAATCAGAGTTTGCGTCGGCATGCAAGAACGAGACATAGTTCGGATAATCAGGAGCATTTAACGTGCAATTTTTGTTGCAAAGTTATTGTAGGAAGAGATAATTATGACTCCCATGTACAATATCACCATCAGACTTCTGAAATTGAGTCTCGGAATGCGGAGTATCAATGTGAGTCGTGCGATAAGTCATTTGATGATGAGCCCTCGTTGCGACGGCACGTAAAAATAGAACATTCTTTTAAATCCTTTTACAAATACTGCaaaaaatctttactaaaacaATACGGAATGGATTCGAATAACATATATGCTTGTGAGTTCTGCGAGAATTCGTTTTTGACTGTATACGAGCTGAAAAACCATATGCGAGTCAACCACGACACTGAATACTCTCTATCAACTTGTAACGTGTGTTTTAACAAGTTTTTCAGTAAAGAGACAATGACTGCTCATAAGACTGTCTGTCTGCCGCCTCCGAACGTAAACTCCTGCGCACATTGCGATAAATTATTCACAGATATATCAAGTTTAGAGTTTCATACGAGAATTTTCCATCCGCAAGCCCAAATCGCAGACTCTAACATATCTTCGACAAATATCGACGAAGATTCGGTATCTTTTAAGTGTAAGCACTGTGATAGGATCTACTACAGTGATCGGTCATTGAAACATCATATAAAGTTGAAACACACAACAGATGAAGAGGTAGAATGCGAGCTTTGCGGCAAAATCTGCAGCAACAAATACTATTTGGCATCTCACATCAAAATTGTTCACAATAATGACTCGTGGTCCCGTTGCGAATACTGTGATAAGCAATTCAAATCTAAAAGAAATATTCGAAGGCATGTAGAGTATACGCATTTGGGAATGCAAAGGCATAAGTGTATTGAATGTGAAACGCTTTTTAAAGAGAAAAGGAGTTTAAGAAAACATGTTAGGACTAAGCATCCGAATTCCACAGCGTTCCCACAGTGTCATATATGCCAGAAACGCTTCGAATCAGCCAAATCTTGCAAGATACATCTAAAACTGTTACACTCTTTCAATATGAATACGTTTCCATGTCATCTATGCTCAGTTTCGTTTAGCAGTAACGAGGCTTTGACTATACATTTGCAAACGAAACATTTGGCTGAAGATCAGATATATAAGTGTGAAGAGTGTAATCTAGTGTTTAAAGGGCAAGAGAAATTTGATGCCCATAATGATGAATGTCATGTAAATTTGGTGCCAAATATAAAACAGAAAGTTTTACCGAGATGCATTTTATGTATGAAAGACTTTAGTACGAGAAAAACTCTGAAACGACATATAAAAAAGTTTCACACAGATTTTGATGTCGATGAACTCGCGACGTTCGGATCGCGTAGGAGAAGTTTTGCTGTAGACTGCGAAAATTGCATAAAACATTTCAACGACGAGTTTTACATTGATATTCATAATAAACTAAAGCATTTACGAGATTCGGTTATTTTCAAATGCGAATACTGTTTGCAATCGTACAATTCACTAGAATTTGCTATACAGAGGTATAAAGTGATAAATTCTGATCTGTCGAAGAGTAAAATGATTTTGAGTGAGTTATGTACGGCAGAAATGAGCGAGGAAGAGAATGATGTGTCTAATTTTGGTGCGTTTCATGATATGTTACCGGAGAGTACGACTTTGGATGTGAAAATGGAGTTGCATGATCTTATTGAAACTCAGGTTAAAGTGGAACCTCCTTCTCCTTAG
- the LOC118280956 gene encoding zinc finger protein 878-like → MEKLALCRICLTENVRMYLVADKQLQELYERLTNTPFVTEDSRPMLACFFCYANLKKCCYFMRKCREAEEVFHQMLNRDYEQKPPKINGLPYGGYIRTAIQHIDTTDLDTGHIKQEDETLRADLGMKQESHGDEVSQDIDNTFSLSEECPQHSDSEDDLPLMKFKTEAEEDKDILPKKRIKKRVRKPDCSEIILSKEEQIQNLQARSKSTNYVNSPYKCNYCFKGFVDVRAYGNHKMKHDVRSGPHICDICQMRYRSVQLLRTHANNAHVRIYKCNKCGYVSHTGNQARIHEKWHNGHTYECQLCSHTFRKPTSYLSHMRKRHPTEHVCNICGDSFVGKHGLQMHKKKTHVDCEKMTDPDNPDDPATGRFCKECNIQFYNLDAWKRHILSSIKHTLKTEESTNCSICQWKYTGNVSLETHMKDHAKAMRRSRIPPTGSKERNFRCQQCGSNFVTRSKLQSHINRTHLGLKYNKNIVCEVCGKKCTSNATLKYHQRTHTGEKPYSCSSCSKHFVDSNQLRIHTRTHTGEKPYVCAVCGKRFSQKPALNRHYRVHTGAKPYTCQYCSRTFSQSNSLKLHVKTVHLKQPANRKSKTKTSFETKIEKNAENHENTEELQIDGTLQAIRVFTR, encoded by the exons atggagAAACTAGCGCTTTGTAGGATATGTTTAACGGAAAACGTACGCATGTATTTAGTAGCCGATAAACAGCTGCAGGAACTATATGAAAGACTGACTAATACTCCA TTTGTAACTGAAGACAGCAGACCGATGTTGGCATGTTTCTTCTGTTACGCCAACCTGAAAAAATGCTGCTATTTCATGAGGAAGTGCCGGGAAGCTGAGGAGGTGTTCCATCAGATGCTCAACAGAGATTATGAA CAAAAACCGCCAAAAATTAATGGCTTACCCTACGGTGGTTACATCAGAACTGCTATACAACACATAGACACTACTGACTTGGACACCGGACACATCAAGCAGGAAGATGAGACCCTCAGAGCTGATCTGGGGATGAAGCAGGAGTCTCATGGTGATG AAGTATCTCAAGACATAGACAACACCTTCTCGTTATCAGAAGAGTGTCCCCAGCATTCGGATTCAGAAGATGATTTACCTCTAATGAAGTTTAAGACAGAAGCGGAAgaagataaagatattttaccCAAGAAGAGAATTAAGAAGAGAG TTCGAAAACCGGACTGCAGTGAAATAATACTGTCGAAAGAGGAACAAATACAGAATCTGCAGGCGCGCTCCAAGTCTACGAACTATGTGAACTCTCCGTACAAATGCAACTACTGTTTCAAAGGATTCGTCGACGTCCGGGCTTATGGGAACCATAAGATGAAACATGATGtg CGCAGCGGCCCCCACATATGCGACATCTGCCAGATGCGCTACCGGTCCGTGCAACTTCTGCGCACGCACGCCAACAACGCACACGTCCGGATATACAAGTGTAACAAGTGTGGCTACGTGTCGCATACTGG aaATCAAGCGCGGATTCATGAGAAATGGCACAACGGACATACGTACGAGTGTCAGCTATGCAGTCATACATTCAG AAAGCCGACCTCCTATCTATCGCACATGAGGAAGCGCCACCCTACGGAGCACGTCTGCAATATATGTGGAGACAGCTTCGTGGGCAAACACGGGCTGCAGATGCATAAGAAGAAAACGCATGTGGACTGCGAAAAG ATGACAGATCCCGACAATCCCGACGACCCCGCCACGGGCAGGTTCTGCAAGGAGTGTAACATACAGTTCTACAACCTGGACGCTTGGAAGCGGCACATCTTGAGCTCCATCAAACACACGCTGAAGACTGAAGAGAG CACAAACTGCTCAATATGTCAGTGGAAGTATACAGGTAATGTGTCGTTGGAGACACATATGAAGGACCATGCAAAAGCTATGAGGAGGTCGCGCATCCCTCCCACTGGGAGCAAGGAGAGGAACTTTAGGTGTCAACAG TGTGGATCCAACTTCGTGACGCGCTCGAAACTACAGAGCCATATAAACAGGACACATTTGGGGCTCAAATACAATAAGAATATTGTATGCGAAGTATGTGGGAAGAAGTGTACG TCAAACGCAACGCTGAAATATCACCAGCGAACGCACACAGGAGAGAAGCCATACTCCTGCTCGTCTTGCTCCAAGCATTTTGTGGACAGCAACCAGCTTCGTATACATACACGGACACATACTGGAGAGAAACCGTATGTGTGTGCTGTATGTGGCAAGCGGTTCAGTCAGAAACCGGCTCTAAATCGACATTATAGG GTACACACTGGTGCGAAACCCTACACCTGTCAATATTGCTCTCGAACATTCAGCCAATCAAATTCGCTGAAACTACATGTCAAGACTGTTCATTTAAAACAGCCAGCGAACAGAAAGAGTAAAACAAAGACTTCTTTTGAAACGAAAATTGAGAAGAACGCTGAGAATCATGAAAATACTGAAGAATTGCAGATTGATGGGACTTTGCAGGCGATACGAGTTTTCACACGATga
- the LOC126911817 gene encoding E3 ubiquitin-protein ligase RNF220-like, with protein MLPILMYNNMEGSSNSLNNTPNTSFNQYDDSIILNCVRNRKKVTELPSCPVCSCTIRQGELDSHLSLEVERLQKLSGSGSKRKLSVNSSANLAVPGSSTSQDVLEDEVDVSGCLGSDVYQRVHANRLRRLRARRRSTPPPQNGECPVCNTTLPVSRLQRHALRCLKRTGAELDEDVPDTSSEEGSIDVENDEPSGGGFGAEYQWCGEWRVRATALQDSEARDATCVRRASNDQALVVDGDEDTELYGPPQYSPSRIAPDADLSTDVSIDAQTDDQAEAAESSESDRPVATPSSKCNGLVEASAETRIQALKARIKDLERKANGGGEMKCLICLEQYTSPTVSIQCWHVYCEVCWLQSLRAKKICPQCNAITTAQHLRRIYM; from the exons ATGTTACCGATTTTGATGTACAATAATATGGAAGGGAGTTCTAATTCGTTGAATAATACGCCTAACACTAGTTTTAATCAGTACGAtgatagtattattttaaattgtgttaGAAATCGGAAGAAAGTTACGGAATTACCGAGTTGTCCGGTTTGTAGTTGTACTATTAGACAAGGGGAGTTGGACTCCCATTTAAGTTTGGAGGTGGAGAGATTGCAGAAATTGTCTGGAAGTGGGTCTAAGAGGAAGCTTAGTGTGAATTCTAGTGCTAATCTAGCTGTGCCTGGATCTAGTACTAGCCAGGATGTACTAGAAGATGAAGTAGATGTGTCAGGCTGTTTGGGCAGCGATGTTTACcaa CGGGTACACGCCAACCGCCTCAGGCGCCTTCGAGCCCGTCGCCGAAGCACCCCGCCCCCTCAAAACGGAGAATGTCCAGTGTGCAATACTACGCTACCTGTGTCCAGGCTACAGAGGCATGCGTTAAGGTGCCTGAAGCGGACGGGAGCTGAGCTGGATGAGGATGTACCGGATACCAGCTCTGAAGAGGGTAGCATTGATGTTGAG AACGACGAGCCATCAGGCGGCGGCTTCGGGGCGGAGTACCAGTGGTGTGGAGAGTGGAGGGTGAGGGCCACGGCGCTGCAGGACTCGGAAGCAAGGGACGCTACCTGCGTCCGGAGAGCTTCCAACGATCAGGCTCTG GTCGTGGACGGCGATGAAGATACGGAATTATACGGTCCCCCTCAATACTCGCCGTCGAGGATAGCTCCCGAT gCAGATCTATCAACAGACGTATCGATAGACGCACAGACGGATGATCAGGCCGAAGCAGCAGAGAGTTCGGAGAGCGACCGACCAGTGGCGACACCTAGTAGCAAATGTAATGGATTAGTTGAAGCTAGCGCTGAA aCTAGAATCCAGGCTTTAAAAGCGAGAATAAAAGACTTAGAACGAAAAGCGAATGGCGGTGGAGag ATGAAATGTCTGATCTGTTTGGAGCAGTACACGTCGCCGACTGTGTCCATACAATGCTGGCATGTTTACTGTGAA GTATGCTGGCTCCAATCTCTGCGAGCTAAGAAAATTTGTCCGCAATGCAATGCCATCACCACTGCTCAGCACCTTAGAAGAATATACAtgtaa
- the LOC126911829 gene encoding dynein axonemal light chain 1-like, producing MAKATTIKEAIKKWEDKTGDQAATATEVSLMFQWPPIEKMDNTLATLTNCEKLSLSTNMIEKVTGLNTFKKLRVLSLGRNYIKSFTGMESLGDCLEELWISYNLIEKLKGIHVLRSLKVLYMSNNLVKEWSEFNKLQELPHLEDLLFVGNPLYDGCELDAWRSEAARRLPNLKKLDGETVLREDEPPLTVADMQPDCGDGVETLVSAETND from the exons atggctaAAGCTACTACAATAAAAGAAGCTATAAAGAAATGGGAGGATAAAACGGGTGACCAAGCGGCTACTGCCACAGAAGTCAGTTTAATGTTTCAATGGCCTCCGATTGAAAAAATGGACAATACACTCGCTACTTTGACTAACTGCGA AAAACTAAGTTTATCAACGAATATGATTGAAAAAGTGACCGGAttgaatacttttaaaaaattacGAGTATTATCCTTGGGACGGAATTATATTAAATCGTTTACAGGAATG GAGTCATTGGGTGATTGTTTAGAAGAATTGTGGATATCGTATAATTTGATTGAGAAACTGAAAGGGATTCATGTGTTGCGGAGTTTAAAAGTATTGTATATGAGTAACAACTTGGTGAAAGAATGGAGCGAGTTCAATAAGTTAcag GAACTCCCACACCTAGAAGACCTATTATTTGTTGGGAATCCCTTATACGATGGTTGTGAATTAGACGCCTGGCGATCAGAGGCTGCCCGTAGACTGCCAAACCTGAAGAAACTGGACGGCGAGACAGTTCTCAGAGAGGATGAGCCGCCTTTAACGGTTGCTGATATGCAG CCTGACTGCGGAGATGGTGTTGAAACCTTGGTCAGCGCAGAAACCAACGATtga